Proteins encoded together in one Acidobacteriota bacterium window:
- the murG gene encoding undecaprenyldiphospho-muramoylpentapeptide beta-N-acetylglucosaminyltransferase, with translation MIERGLLFAGGGTGGHVYMAVAVIQRLRELGSSPEILFVGTRRGIENRILPDMDVTVERISLGGLKRTGLLKAFQTLLQLPAALLRAAGILRRFRPAAVVGLGGYSSGPVVLVASWMRIPCLVIEPNVHPGLANRLLAPWVDRVAVAFEETAGRFGPKAELTGIPVRPQFHRDRKRPNAGGPLRVLIFGGSQGSVAINRLVCEALEELSPGRIRLIHQTGPRDRSRVEERYRKLGFFGAVLEYIHDMPDRLHWADLVICRAGALTLAEVAAAGKASILIPYPHAADDHQRTNAQALVRRGAALILEEGEGAGPALARMIRDLDRDRLQLGALAEASGNLGDPRNCDRIIQVLVKLVDMERSGPNRNRTP, from the coding sequence GTGATCGAGCGAGGGTTGCTTTTTGCCGGAGGAGGCACCGGAGGTCATGTCTACATGGCGGTGGCGGTCATCCAGCGCCTGCGGGAGTTGGGGTCGAGTCCTGAGATTCTCTTCGTGGGAACCCGCCGGGGAATCGAAAATCGAATTCTGCCGGATATGGACGTGACGGTGGAGAGGATTTCATTGGGAGGACTCAAACGAACCGGTCTCCTGAAGGCGTTTCAAACCTTGCTGCAACTTCCGGCGGCGCTGCTCCGGGCCGCGGGAATCCTCCGCCGCTTTCGGCCCGCGGCCGTGGTGGGGCTGGGAGGCTATTCCTCCGGGCCCGTGGTCCTCGTGGCGTCCTGGATGCGAATCCCGTGTCTCGTGATCGAACCCAACGTTCACCCGGGTCTCGCCAACCGGCTATTGGCTCCCTGGGTGGACAGGGTTGCGGTGGCGTTCGAAGAAACAGCCGGACGCTTTGGACCGAAGGCCGAGTTGACCGGAATCCCGGTTCGACCCCAATTCCACCGGGACCGTAAACGTCCGAACGCGGGTGGGCCCCTCAGGGTGTTGATCTTCGGAGGGAGTCAAGGAAGCGTCGCCATCAATCGTCTGGTTTGCGAGGCACTGGAAGAGCTCTCGCCCGGCCGCATCCGGCTGATCCACCAGACGGGGCCCCGGGACCGCAGCCGGGTGGAAGAGCGTTACCGGAAGTTGGGCTTTTTCGGCGCGGTTCTGGAGTACATCCACGATATGCCGGATCGGCTGCACTGGGCCGATCTGGTGATCTGCCGGGCCGGAGCCTTGACCCTGGCCGAAGTCGCGGCGGCGGGAAAGGCCTCAATCCTGATTCCGTATCCCCATGCGGCCGATGACCACCAGCGGACCAACGCCCAAGCCCTGGTTCGCCGGGGCGCCGCCCTGATTCTGGAGGAAGGGGAGGGGGCGGGACCCGCACTTGCCCGGATGATTCGCGATTTGGACCGTGACCGTCTTCAACTCGGGGCTCTGGCCGAAGCCAGTGGAAATCTGGGCGACCCCCGGAATTGCGACCGGATCATCCAGGTGCTCGTGAAACTGGTCGACATGGAGAGGAGTGGACCGAATCGAAACCGGACACCGTAG
- the murC gene encoding UDP-N-acetylmuramate--L-alanine ligase produces MEQVKGMGSNRTEGLDQFRKVHFVGIGGVGMSGIAQILAQKGWEVSGSDLVCSDAVSSLRSIGVRVSIGHSPDHLGDAEIVAFSSAVGRDNPELQEARRRDITVVHRADLLARIMAGGEGIAISGTHGKTTTTSMIGVLMVEAGLDPTILVGARAVDLGGNARLGKGPWVVAEADESDGSFLKLRPRHAVITNVDRDHLDFYGGLEEIGDAFVAFMNLLPADGRAVVCTDDSNLRRLLKNVHRPVITYGTAPSADVWAEAVEWTSGGSSFVCVHRGRRLGRLRLNVAGRHNVLNSLAAVVVGLELQVPFDVIRRALGTFSGAQRRLEFKGMRGGVRVMDDYGHHPVEIRTTLDACRRMGRRVVVVFQPHRYTRTLHLRSELAECFQDADLLYLMDVYPAGEAPVAGGLGEDLYRAVGRRRQVCYQPQPGAMLRALREDVMPGDLLLTLGAGNVWKIGEDFLKGRAV; encoded by the coding sequence ATGGAGCAGGTGAAGGGAATGGGGTCCAACCGGACGGAAGGTCTCGATCAGTTCCGGAAGGTCCATTTCGTCGGTATCGGCGGGGTGGGGATGAGCGGAATCGCCCAGATTCTGGCCCAGAAGGGTTGGGAAGTCTCAGGTTCCGACCTGGTCTGTAGCGACGCCGTATCCAGTCTCCGTTCGATCGGGGTCAGGGTCAGTATCGGACACAGCCCGGACCATCTGGGAGATGCCGAGATCGTGGCCTTTTCCAGTGCCGTCGGCAGGGACAATCCCGAACTCCAGGAGGCTCGCAGACGGGATATCACGGTGGTGCACCGGGCGGACCTGTTGGCCCGGATCATGGCCGGCGGCGAAGGGATCGCCATCTCGGGAACCCATGGCAAGACGACCACCACCTCCATGATCGGCGTGCTCATGGTCGAAGCCGGCCTGGACCCCACGATCCTGGTTGGAGCCCGGGCCGTGGACCTCGGCGGCAACGCACGTCTCGGAAAGGGGCCGTGGGTCGTAGCCGAAGCGGACGAGAGCGACGGCAGCTTCCTGAAGCTCCGGCCCAGGCACGCAGTGATCACCAACGTCGACCGCGATCATCTGGATTTCTACGGAGGACTCGAGGAAATCGGCGACGCCTTCGTCGCCTTCATGAACCTGCTCCCGGCAGACGGCCGTGCGGTCGTCTGTACCGACGATTCCAACCTCAGGCGGCTCCTGAAAAACGTTCACCGGCCCGTGATAACGTACGGCACGGCGCCTTCTGCCGACGTCTGGGCCGAGGCGGTGGAGTGGACGTCCGGAGGTTCTTCCTTCGTGTGCGTCCATCGGGGCCGCCGTTTGGGGAGGCTCCGGCTGAATGTGGCGGGCCGGCACAACGTATTGAACTCTCTGGCCGCCGTTGTGGTGGGTCTTGAGTTGCAGGTGCCCTTTGACGTGATCCGGCGGGCGCTGGGAACGTTCTCCGGCGCACAACGTCGTCTGGAGTTCAAGGGCATGCGCGGGGGGGTCCGTGTGATGGACGATTACGGTCACCATCCGGTTGAGATCCGAACCACGTTGGACGCGTGCCGCCGAATGGGACGGAGAGTGGTCGTGGTGTTTCAGCCGCACCGGTATACGCGAACCCTCCATTTGAGGTCGGAGTTGGCCGAGTGTTTCCAGGATGCGGATCTTCTTTACCTGATGGATGTCTATCCGGCAGGGGAGGCGCCTGTCGCCGGCGGGCTCGGCGAGGATCTGTACCGGGCCGTGGGCCGGCGCCGCCAGGTCTGCTATCAGCCGCAGCCCGGCGCCATGTTGCGGGCCCTGCGGGAAGACGTGATGCCGGGAGACCTGCTCCTGACGCTGGGAGCGGGCAACGTCTGGAAGATCGGAGAGGATTTTTTGAAAGGCCGGGCCGTTTGA
- a CDS encoding FtsQ-type POTRA domain-containing protein, which yields MPVQRPYKLRKLLIFAGRLLGTGLLILGLLTALRHAAYSSQGGALFGIQDIRFEGARHLSWQKLRTFMLETYSGNILRVDLEQLKDLVESESWVRAATVRRQLPGHLIVSVRERVPVAVAAIDQDLYVVDEEGVVLDRYGSGHLQLDGPILKGLGNIARENPSATRENLEKMGIYSRLMSDLGSSDGDYTLSISEVLLADPERIAIVREDDPVPIYLGSGRFRERYENFLAQKDIYQQLKKEYGRIEYIDVSFDNKIIFHTPGESRERST from the coding sequence ATGCCAGTCCAACGCCCTTACAAGCTGCGTAAATTGCTGATCTTTGCCGGACGCCTTCTGGGGACGGGTCTCTTGATCCTGGGGCTGCTGACGGCGCTTCGACATGCGGCTTACTCTTCCCAGGGTGGGGCGCTTTTCGGGATTCAGGATATTCGCTTCGAGGGGGCCCGGCATCTCTCCTGGCAGAAACTCAGGACGTTCATGCTTGAGACCTATTCGGGGAACATCCTGCGGGTCGACCTGGAACAGCTCAAGGATCTGGTGGAATCGGAGTCCTGGGTGAGGGCTGCGACCGTGCGCCGCCAGTTGCCCGGCCATCTCATCGTCAGTGTCCGGGAACGAGTTCCGGTGGCAGTGGCCGCAATCGACCAGGATCTCTATGTCGTCGACGAAGAGGGCGTCGTGCTGGACCGGTACGGATCCGGCCACCTGCAGTTGGATGGGCCGATTCTGAAAGGCCTGGGGAACATCGCCCGCGAGAACCCTTCCGCGACCCGGGAGAATCTCGAGAAGATGGGAATCTATTCCAGGTTGATGTCCGATCTCGGTTCTTCAGACGGGGACTATACCCTCTCCATTTCCGAGGTCCTGCTGGCGGACCCGGAGCGGATCGCCATCGTGAGGGAGGACGACCCGGTCCCCATCTACCTGGGAAGCGGCCGTTTCCGGGAGCGGTATGAGAACTTTCTGGCCCAGAAGGACATTTACCAGCAACTCAAGAAGGAGTACGGCCGCATCGAATATATCGATGTCTCCTTCGACAACAAGATCATTTTCCATACTCCGGGCGAGTCTCGTGAAAGGAGTACATAG
- the ftsA gene encoding cell division protein FtsA: protein MRKKTLAGVDVGTTKICSVIAQVEREVFRVSGVGMTPSAGLKKGVVVNLTETIECVKRSLEQAERDARVGVDSVFVSVGGVHVQGLNRSGKTDIRSKTGEITKEDISRALADAKSIQLPRGYEVIHMLTQGFNVDGQGHTRDPLGLIGRRLSVNLHLVLNAAAALQNVVNAVNKVGVGVNGVVMQQLASAEAVLTEDEKELGVILLDIGGGTTDFAFYRLGSVWESAVLPIGGDLVTKDIAIGLKVTLEEAERLKKDQGTVFPERVDEEAVLEIREIGTGRPRSLLYRDLCRVIQARCREILLEVRKLVDGIHMRREMLTGVVLTGGGALLDGLAEQAEEILEIPARVGYPMPLESDKDLAFDPSHATALGLVRYAKDMHGPGSGNGAGTMLQEPNRGTRGGLVNWILKKIT, encoded by the coding sequence ATGAGGAAGAAAACGCTGGCCGGAGTTGATGTCGGAACCACCAAGATCTGTTCCGTCATCGCGCAAGTCGAGCGAGAAGTTTTTCGGGTTTCCGGGGTGGGGATGACTCCGTCGGCCGGTCTCAAGAAGGGCGTGGTCGTCAATTTGACGGAGACCATCGAATGTGTGAAGAGATCGCTCGAACAGGCGGAGCGGGACGCGCGCGTCGGGGTCGATTCGGTTTTCGTGAGCGTGGGCGGGGTCCACGTGCAGGGCCTCAACCGGTCCGGCAAGACCGACATCAGGAGCAAGACGGGCGAGATCACCAAGGAGGACATCAGTCGAGCCCTCGCCGATGCCAAATCGATTCAACTCCCCCGGGGTTACGAGGTCATTCACATGCTGACCCAGGGCTTTAACGTGGATGGACAAGGACATACCAGGGATCCGCTCGGTCTGATCGGTCGCCGTCTGTCCGTCAATCTTCATCTGGTGCTCAACGCCGCCGCCGCGCTTCAAAACGTCGTCAACGCAGTCAACAAAGTCGGCGTGGGAGTGAACGGTGTGGTGATGCAACAGTTGGCATCCGCCGAGGCCGTGCTGACCGAAGACGAAAAGGAACTCGGTGTCATCCTCTTGGATATCGGCGGGGGAACGACCGATTTCGCTTTCTACCGGCTGGGAAGCGTCTGGGAGTCGGCGGTCCTGCCCATAGGTGGAGATCTGGTCACCAAGGACATCGCCATCGGGCTCAAGGTGACCCTGGAAGAGGCGGAGCGGCTCAAGAAGGATCAAGGAACGGTCTTTCCGGAGCGGGTGGATGAAGAAGCAGTGCTTGAGATCCGCGAGATCGGGACCGGCCGCCCCCGGAGTCTCCTCTACCGGGATCTGTGCCGAGTGATTCAGGCCCGCTGCCGGGAGATTCTGTTGGAGGTGCGGAAGCTGGTGGATGGGATCCACATGCGAAGGGAAATGCTGACCGGTGTGGTGCTCACGGGCGGCGGAGCACTACTGGATGGCCTGGCGGAACAAGCCGAGGAGATTCTGGAGATTCCGGCTCGTGTCGGCTATCCCATGCCCCTGGAATCGGACAAGGATCTGGCCTTCGATCCTTCCCACGCAACGGCTCTGGGCCTGGTGAGATACGCAAAGGACATGCATGGCCCGGGGTCCGGCAACGGCGCCGGGACGATGTTGCAGGAACCCAACCGAGGCACACGGGGAGGCCTGGTGAATTGGATCTTGAAAAAGATCACTTAG